From a single Triplophysa rosa linkage group LG1, Trosa_1v2, whole genome shotgun sequence genomic region:
- the LOC130552148 gene encoding uncharacterized protein LOC130552148 produces MDTLHDFIATLPLSSKAVRDLKDLLEESRKLLKVQATFIVEHSSDILATFTKLEETSRPVAATIYSQLEYLSMLFEYGSTAEAEDWRPRTRDQLKELNDEEWHTCSQLFKEAMAECSIKLQAVMDRHPCIELLKALPIFDPAKVSGFKSEIKDYSEIVPALSKVSAEEWHCYIYMDKSDAGEVSAVEWWAAREDRMPALASLAAMYLHLPTTSVDVERLFSLCSSLLTQHRCSLTEDNIKMMLIAKFNTRDHKSAPNPIIVSAGSLVFLCLSDCSVIN; encoded by the coding sequence ATGGATACCTTGCATGACTTCATAGCAACACTGCCACTGTCCTCCAAAGCTGTGCGGGACCTTAAAGATCTGTTGGAGGAGAGCAGAAAGCTTCTGAAAGTCCAGGCCACCTTCATTGTTGAGCACAGCTCTGATATACTTGCCACCTTCACCAAACTGGAAGAAACCTCCAGACCCGTGGCTGCTACCATCTATAGTCAGCTGGAGTACCTCAGCATGCTATTTGAGTATGGGTCCACCGCAGAGGCTGAGGACTGGCGTCCTCGCACTAGAGATCAACTGAAGGAGTTAAATGACGAAGAGTGGCACACTTGTTCACAGCTGTTTAAGGAAGCAATGGCAGAATGTTCCATAAAGTTACAGGCTGTGATGGACAGACATCCTTGCATTGAACTACTCAAAGCCCTCCCAATCTTTGATCCAGCCAAGGTCTCTGGTTTCAAATctgaaattaaagattatagCGAAATTGTTCCTGCTTTGAGCAAAGTGTCTGCAGAAGAGTGgcattgttacatttatatGGACAAAAGTGATGCAGGAGAAGTTAGCGCAGTAGAGTGGTGGGCTGCTAGGGAAGACAGAATGCCAGCACTTGCCTCACTGGCTGCAATGTACCTTCATCTCCCTACTACTTCAGTTGATGTTGAGAGACTTTTTTCTCTCTGTTCTTCACTTCTAACACAGCACAGATGCAGTCTAACTGAggacaatattaaaatgatgcTGATTGCCAAGTTCAACACCAGGGATCATAAATCAGCTCCAAACCCCATAATTGTTTCTGCTGGGTCACTTGTTTTCTTATGTTTATCAGACTGTTCTGTAATTAACTGA